One genomic window of Undibacterium cyanobacteriorum includes the following:
- a CDS encoding NAD kinase: MTSSGKTIALIGKYNAVGMGDSLNELARFLSDAGHSVVFDNDSAHNLDLMAHNSMSILDIGRNADVAVVLGGDGTMLGIARQLAPYDVPLIGINQGRLGFITDIPRDQMIAAVSKILEGKHIAEQRCLLQAIVVRDGEQIFSGVAFNDIVLSRGAGSGMIELRVDVDDHFMYNQRSDGLIVSTPTGSTAYALSAGGPILHPALGGIAMVPIAPHALSNRPIVLPETSVVKVEMVGGRDASVNFDMQSFANLNHGDQIIISRSAHKITFLHPETWNYYHTLREKLHWNEYPSVEGALN, encoded by the coding sequence ATGACTAGTTCTGGTAAAACCATCGCACTGATTGGAAAATATAATGCTGTCGGCATGGGCGACTCGCTCAACGAACTAGCTCGTTTTCTATCCGATGCGGGTCATAGCGTCGTGTTCGACAATGATTCGGCCCACAATCTTGATTTGATGGCGCACAACTCCATGTCCATTCTCGACATTGGTCGCAACGCTGATGTCGCCGTGGTCTTAGGTGGTGACGGTACCATGCTGGGTATTGCCCGCCAGCTGGCACCGTATGACGTACCCTTAATTGGCATCAACCAGGGCCGCCTCGGTTTCATTACCGACATTCCGCGTGATCAAATGATCGCCGCCGTGAGCAAAATTTTGGAAGGCAAGCACATCGCTGAGCAACGCTGCTTGCTACAAGCGATTGTCGTGCGCGATGGCGAACAAATTTTTAGTGGTGTCGCTTTCAACGACATCGTTCTGTCGCGCGGCGCTGGTTCGGGCATGATTGAATTGCGGGTCGACGTAGATGATCATTTCATGTACAACCAACGCTCCGACGGCCTGATCGTGTCGACGCCCACCGGATCAACAGCCTACGCCCTCTCAGCAGGCGGCCCCATCCTACACCCCGCCCTCGGCGGTATCGCGATGGTTCCGATTGCACCGCATGCTTTATCGAATCGTCCTATCGTTTTGCCAGAGACCAGCGTGGTCAAGGTCGAAATGGTTGGTGGACGTGATGCCAGCGTCAACTTTGATATGCAATCCTTTGCTAATCTCAATCACGGCGACCAAATCATCATCAGTCGCTCAGCGCACAAGATCACCTTCCTGCATCCGGAAACGTGGAATTACTACCACACACTGCGTGAAAAACTGCATTGGAACGAATATCCCTCGGTCGAAGGTGCGTTGAACTAA
- the recN gene encoding DNA repair protein RecN: MLRTLAIRDFVIVDHIELEFSSGFTVFTGETGAGKSILIDALALTLGGRGDASMVREGASKADITAEFSVNAETQAWLAENDLASDDAHLLVRRVIDNAGRSKAYINGITANASQLRELGEFLVDIHGQHAHQSLLKSDAQRVLLDQQGGLQSQTADVSKLYKQWRNLAKQREEFELNAKNILQERERLEWQVGELEKLQLRAGEWEKITLEHSRLAHAASLLEGAQEAANAISEDDHPLISQVSSLLQKLGKLEQYDTQLKPITEALESARINLQECSYALNDYLGRVDLDPARLRTVEDRVESLHSTARRFHVAPEQLLEELQRLQAQLQQLAGASDIEGLKQQEQAAYQQYLKAAQALTAKRQIVARDLSQAVSMAMQDLSMAGGRFAVELTPCDASSTGLEQVEFMVAGHAGVQARPLAKVASGGELARISLAISVIASAATATPTLIFDEVDSGIGGGVAEVVGRLLKRLGQDRQVLCVTHLPQVASQANHHFEVSKSQDDGKTTSHIAALDQKQRVEEIARMLGGIEITATTRKHARELLAL, translated from the coding sequence ATGCTGCGTACTTTGGCTATTCGTGACTTTGTTATCGTCGATCACATCGAACTCGAATTTTCTTCTGGCTTTACTGTCTTCACCGGCGAAACCGGTGCTGGTAAATCTATCCTGATTGATGCACTGGCGCTGACATTAGGTGGTCGCGGCGATGCCAGCATGGTGCGCGAAGGTGCATCCAAAGCTGATATCACGGCAGAATTTAGTGTGAATGCAGAAACTCAGGCTTGGCTGGCAGAAAACGATTTGGCCAGTGACGATGCGCATCTTCTAGTGCGTCGCGTGATCGACAATGCCGGGCGTTCGAAAGCCTATATCAACGGCATTACCGCGAATGCGAGTCAACTGCGCGAACTCGGTGAGTTTTTGGTCGACATACATGGCCAACACGCACACCAGTCGCTGCTGAAAAGCGATGCCCAACGCGTTCTGCTCGACCAACAAGGCGGCCTACAAAGCCAAACTGCCGACGTCAGCAAACTCTACAAACAGTGGCGTAATCTCGCCAAACAACGCGAAGAATTCGAACTCAATGCAAAGAATATCTTGCAGGAACGTGAGCGTTTGGAATGGCAAGTTGGCGAGCTCGAAAAACTACAATTGCGCGCCGGTGAATGGGAAAAAATCACACTTGAGCATAGTCGTTTAGCGCATGCCGCGAGCTTGCTCGAAGGCGCGCAAGAAGCCGCCAACGCGATTAGCGAAGACGATCATCCTTTGATTTCACAAGTTTCCAGCTTGCTGCAAAAACTAGGAAAACTCGAGCAATACGACACCCAACTCAAACCGATCACGGAAGCCCTAGAATCAGCACGCATCAATCTCCAAGAATGCTCGTATGCCTTGAACGATTATTTAGGACGCGTCGACCTTGATCCAGCTCGTTTGCGGACGGTCGAAGACAGAGTTGAAAGCCTGCATAGCACGGCCCGCCGCTTTCATGTCGCACCGGAACAGTTACTGGAAGAACTGCAACGCCTCCAAGCTCAATTGCAACAACTAGCAGGCGCCTCTGACATCGAAGGGCTTAAGCAGCAAGAGCAAGCCGCCTATCAGCAGTATCTGAAAGCGGCGCAAGCACTGACGGCGAAGCGCCAAATTGTGGCTCGTGACTTGAGTCAAGCAGTCAGCATGGCGATGCAAGATTTAAGCATGGCTGGCGGTCGATTTGCGGTTGAACTTACTCCTTGCGACGCCTCTAGCACCGGCCTCGAACAAGTAGAATTTATGGTCGCTGGTCATGCTGGCGTACAAGCGCGTCCACTTGCCAAAGTCGCCTCAGGTGGTGAATTAGCGCGTATCTCCTTAGCGATTTCCGTCATCGCTTCCGCCGCCACCGCAACGCCGACTTTAATTTTCGATGAAGTCGACAGCGGCATTGGTGGTGGTGTGGCCGAAGTGGTCGGGCGTTTATTGAAACGCTTAGGCCAAGACCGCCAAGTGTTATGCGTCACTCACTTGCCGCAGGTCGCCAGTCAAGCAAATCACCACTTCGAGGTCAGTAAATCACAAGACGATGGCAAAACCACCTCACACATTGCCGCACTCGATCAAAAACAAAGAGTGGAAGAAATCGCTCGCATGCTCGGAGGTATCGAGATTACGGCCACCACTCGCAAACATGCGCGCGAATTGCTCGCATTATGA
- the hemH gene encoding ferrochelatase — protein sequence MAFLKEPDYTHGKLVKTAVVLINLGTPDAPTPAALRKYLKQFLWDQRVVEIPRPVWWMILNLIILPFRSKSSAAKYASIWTNEGSPLLLHTKKQATLLKGYLGERGHEVHVTYAMRYGSPSIPDVLSQLKADGYERILILPAYPQYSATTTASNFDAVTAHYQQTRNIPELRFIKNYHDHPAYIRALKTSILKSWESNGRPEKLVMSFHGLPKAFLMRGDPYHCECYKTARLLAEQLGIGKEDYVVTFQSRLGRAEWLQPYTEPTVEALAKQGVKRIDVVCPGFLADCLETLEEIAMEVRQAFLTAGGKTFNYIECLNESPDGLRALAEITEQHLIGWPTMMTPSLREQEKQQALLSKAEAKRMGAEH from the coding sequence ATGGCTTTTCTAAAAGAACCTGACTACACACACGGCAAATTAGTGAAGACTGCAGTTGTCCTCATCAACCTTGGCACACCTGATGCGCCGACACCGGCGGCACTACGCAAATACCTCAAGCAGTTCTTATGGGATCAACGCGTAGTAGAAATTCCGCGACCAGTTTGGTGGATGATCTTGAATCTCATCATCCTGCCATTCCGCTCAAAATCCTCCGCCGCAAAATACGCGTCGATCTGGACCAATGAAGGTTCACCATTGCTGTTGCACACGAAAAAACAAGCGACACTGCTCAAAGGTTATCTCGGTGAACGCGGCCACGAAGTGCATGTCACGTACGCGATGCGCTACGGCTCGCCATCGATTCCCGACGTATTGTCGCAACTAAAAGCCGATGGTTATGAACGCATCTTAATCCTGCCGGCTTACCCGCAATATTCCGCCACCACAACTGCTTCGAATTTCGATGCGGTAACCGCGCATTATCAGCAGACTCGCAATATTCCTGAGCTTCGTTTTATCAAAAATTACCACGACCACCCTGCCTATATTCGCGCTTTAAAAACCTCCATCTTGAAGTCGTGGGAAAGCAATGGCCGCCCAGAGAAACTGGTGATGAGTTTCCATGGTTTGCCGAAAGCCTTCCTAATGCGTGGCGATCCCTATCATTGCGAATGCTACAAAACAGCACGATTGCTCGCAGAGCAGTTAGGTATAGGCAAAGAAGATTACGTGGTCACTTTCCAATCACGTCTGGGTCGTGCGGAATGGTTGCAACCCTATACCGAGCCCACCGTCGAAGCGCTCGCAAAACAAGGTGTCAAACGAATTGATGTCGTGTGCCCTGGCTTCTTGGCTGACTGCTTAGAGACATTGGAGGAAATTGCGATGGAAGTGCGTCAAGCCTTTTTAACGGCGGGTGGCAAGACTTTCAATTACATCGAATGTTTGAATGAATCCCCAGATGGATTACGTGCTTTGGCTGAAATCACAGAGCAACATTTGATTGGTTGGCCAACTATGATGACGCCAAGTTTACGTGAGCAAGAGAAACAACAAGCGCTGCTCAGCAAAGCGGAAGCCAAGCGTATGGGCGCCGAACACTAG
- a CDS encoding symmetrical bis(5'-nucleosyl)-tetraphosphatase produces the protein MSDNIIATSKLKSDHKSEQNTHIVPETHKDVFVIGDVQGCYDQLRDLVQKIDDISPKARLLFAGDLINRGPKSLEVLRYVRALGTRAESVLGNHDLNLLAVAYGVRKAHTSDTLSEILEAPDRDELLHWLRHRPLALAIDTQHLLVHAGILPQWTAQQCLSYAQEIEQSLQSEHFVSLLRDMYGNEPALWSDDRTGIARQRCIINALTRLRFCDESGRMDFSIKEGSGQAPAHLHPWFELAQRQTLDHTIVFGHWSTLGLVLKDNLISLDTGCVWGGQLSAVRISDRLLIQVQSPQQFAPF, from the coding sequence ATGAGTGACAATATCATCGCCACTAGCAAATTGAAATCGGACCACAAATCGGAACAGAACACGCACATCGTCCCTGAAACTCACAAGGACGTGTTCGTGATCGGCGATGTTCAGGGTTGCTACGATCAGTTACGCGATTTAGTACAAAAGATCGATGACATCAGTCCAAAGGCAAGACTCTTGTTTGCCGGTGACTTGATCAATCGCGGCCCAAAGTCTTTAGAAGTCTTGCGTTATGTCCGCGCTCTAGGCACACGCGCTGAGAGCGTTTTAGGTAATCACGATCTGAATTTATTGGCTGTTGCCTACGGCGTCCGTAAGGCCCATACCTCCGACACGCTAAGCGAAATTTTAGAAGCACCCGATCGCGACGAGCTACTGCACTGGTTAAGACATCGTCCTCTCGCACTCGCGATTGATACGCAACATTTACTGGTACATGCGGGTATTTTACCTCAATGGACGGCGCAACAATGCCTGAGCTACGCCCAAGAAATTGAGCAATCACTCCAGAGCGAACACTTTGTCAGTTTGCTGCGCGATATGTATGGCAACGAGCCTGCGTTGTGGTCTGATGATCGCACTGGCATAGCGCGCCAACGCTGCATCATCAATGCACTAACGCGCTTACGTTTCTGTGATGAATCCGGCCGCATGGACTTCAGCATCAAGGAAGGTAGCGGTCAAGCACCAGCGCATCTACATCCTTGGTTCGAGCTTGCGCAAAGGCAGACTCTCGATCACACCATCGTATTTGGCCACTGGTCTACCTTGGGATTGGTACTCAAAGACAATCTCATCAGCCTCGATACCGGCTGCGTTTGGGGTGGACAATTAAGCGCCGTACGCATTTCCGATCGACTGCTAATTCAAGTGCAAAGCCCTCAGCAATTTGCACCGTTTTGA
- a CDS encoding lysophospholipid acyltransferase family protein, translating into MPQFRLFRVLLHVFVGVVTCAFVFPFSGNEKRAAIVKRWSLGLLRLCQVEVHIIDKSGESDLPHALIVANHVSWMDIFVINSWQACHFVAKSDIRSWPIAGWLSAQAGTIFLARGKQREVRRIYEGLVHELRDQKPIAFFPEGTTAAQGQLLPFHANLFEAAIEAEVPVLPFAIRYLDANGEFHPAADFIGEMTFAESMKLILRAGGMRAELIRLPMISTEGAHRREVAQQARESVAGALGVQAHG; encoded by the coding sequence ATGCCTCAATTTCGTTTGTTTCGTGTCCTGTTGCATGTTTTCGTCGGCGTGGTGACTTGCGCGTTTGTGTTTCCGTTTAGTGGGAACGAAAAGCGCGCGGCAATTGTGAAGCGCTGGTCGCTTGGTCTTCTGCGCTTATGCCAAGTCGAAGTGCACATCATCGATAAGAGCGGTGAATCTGATTTGCCCCATGCGCTGATTGTCGCCAATCATGTGTCGTGGATGGATATTTTTGTGATCAACTCGTGGCAGGCATGTCACTTTGTGGCGAAGTCGGATATCCGCAGTTGGCCCATCGCAGGGTGGCTGAGCGCACAAGCTGGAACGATTTTTCTGGCGCGCGGCAAACAGCGCGAGGTGCGCCGCATCTATGAAGGTCTCGTGCACGAATTACGCGATCAAAAGCCGATTGCTTTTTTTCCAGAAGGGACGACCGCGGCACAAGGGCAACTCTTACCGTTTCACGCCAATCTCTTTGAGGCTGCAATTGAAGCGGAAGTACCAGTGTTACCGTTTGCGATTCGTTACCTCGACGCCAATGGAGAATTTCACCCCGCAGCCGATTTCATTGGCGAAATGACTTTCGCCGAAAGCATGAAATTAATTCTGCGCGCTGGTGGTATGCGTGCCGAATTGATTCGTCTACCAATGATCTCCACTGAAGGCGCGCATCGTCGTGAAGTGGCGCAGCAGGCGAGAGAATCGGTGGCAGGTGCTTTAGGCGTACAAGCCCACGGTTGA
- a CDS encoding dihydroorotase, with protein sequence MNLHISNGRVIDPASGTDAVQDIFIVGGKIQAIGSAPDGFKAEQVIDASGKVVVPGLVDLSARLREPGFEYKATLESELQAAMRGGVTSLVCPPDTDPVLDESGLVEMLKQRAKMQAKAYVYPLGALTTGLKGENLTEMAALTEAGCVGFSQAEVAIVDTNVLQRALSYAATFGYTVWLRPQDAFIGKGGVAHSGPLASRLGLSGVPVMAETIALHTLFELMRATGAKVHLCRVSSAAGLELIRQAKREGLALTCDVGVHHVHLTDNDIGYFDSNARLTPPLRSQRDRDAILAGLADGTIDAICSDHTPVDDDEKALPFAEASPGATGLELLLSLAVKWSEDSRGAISLSQALAKISADPAKLIGIKAGKIEVGASADICIFDANERWSVTRDSLVSQGKHTPFLGYELPGVVKTTIVQGRIAYSS encoded by the coding sequence ATGAATCTTCATATTTCTAACGGCCGTGTGATTGATCCTGCGAGTGGCACAGACGCGGTACAAGATATCTTTATCGTTGGTGGCAAAATTCAAGCGATCGGCAGCGCACCAGACGGTTTCAAAGCAGAGCAAGTGATTGATGCCAGTGGCAAAGTCGTTGTGCCAGGTCTGGTCGATCTCAGCGCACGTTTGCGTGAGCCTGGTTTCGAATACAAAGCGACTTTGGAATCGGAACTGCAAGCGGCGATGCGTGGCGGTGTGACGAGTTTGGTGTGTCCGCCCGATACCGATCCTGTGTTGGATGAATCGGGCTTGGTCGAAATGCTCAAGCAGCGCGCAAAGATGCAAGCGAAAGCCTATGTCTATCCTTTAGGTGCTCTGACCACTGGCCTGAAGGGCGAAAACTTGACCGAGATGGCAGCTTTGACGGAAGCCGGTTGCGTCGGTTTTTCTCAAGCAGAAGTGGCGATTGTTGACACCAATGTTTTACAACGCGCCTTGTCCTATGCTGCGACTTTTGGTTACACCGTTTGGCTGCGTCCACAAGACGCATTTATCGGTAAAGGTGGTGTGGCGCACAGCGGTCCTCTGGCATCACGCTTGGGCCTCTCTGGCGTGCCAGTGATGGCAGAAACGATTGCCCTGCATACTCTTTTTGAATTGATGCGCGCCACGGGTGCCAAAGTGCATTTGTGCCGTGTTTCTTCTGCCGCTGGTTTGGAATTGATCCGTCAAGCGAAGCGCGAAGGCTTGGCACTGACTTGTGATGTGGGAGTACACCACGTGCATTTGACCGACAATGACATCGGCTATTTCGATTCGAATGCGCGCCTTACGCCACCGCTGCGTAGCCAACGTGATCGGGATGCGATCTTGGCGGGTTTAGCTGATGGCACCATCGATGCCATTTGTTCCGATCACACGCCGGTTGATGATGATGAAAAAGCCTTGCCGTTTGCTGAGGCATCACCGGGCGCGACGGGTTTAGAATTGTTGTTATCGCTCGCGGTGAAATGGTCCGAGGATAGCCGTGGTGCGATTAGTTTGTCGCAAGCTTTGGCGAAGATCTCTGCTGATCCAGCCAAGCTGATCGGTATCAAGGCTGGCAAAATCGAAGTCGGAGCGAGTGCAGATATTTGTATTTTTGATGCCAATGAACGCTGGTCCGTTACACGCGACAGTTTGGTGAGCCAAGGTAAGCACACGCCATTCCTCGGCTACGAATTGCCCGGTGTAGTGAAGACCACCATCGTTCAAGGTCGTATCGCTTACAGCAGCTAA
- a CDS encoding aspartate carbamoyltransferase catalytic subunit, translating into MKNPQLNKHGELQHLLGIDGLPKKIITHILDTASTFVDIGERELKKVPLMHGKSVFNLFFENSTRTRTTFEIAAKRLSADVINLNIAASSASKGESLLDTIDNLAAMHADMFVVRHATSGAPFMIAQHLNDTKQHHVHVVNAGDGRHEHPTQGLLDMYTIRHYKKDFANLTVAIVGDVLHSRVARSDIHALTTLGAAEVRVIGPRTLLPSGLEQMGVRVFTDMNAGLKDVDVIIMLRLQNERMSGALLPSTQEYFKQYGLTPERLALAKSDAIVMHPGPMNRGVEIDSAVADGPQAVILSQVTFGIAVRMAVMSIVSGSKA; encoded by the coding sequence ATGAAAAATCCTCAGCTAAATAAACATGGTGAACTCCAGCATTTGTTGGGGATCGATGGCTTACCGAAAAAGATCATCACGCATATTCTCGATACGGCATCGACCTTTGTCGATATCGGTGAGCGTGAGCTGAAGAAAGTACCTTTGATGCACGGCAAGAGCGTGTTTAATCTGTTTTTTGAAAACTCAACACGCACACGGACGACATTTGAGATCGCAGCGAAACGATTGTCGGCTGATGTCATCAATCTCAACATCGCAGCGTCGTCGGCGAGCAAAGGCGAGTCTTTGTTGGATACCATCGACAACTTAGCCGCCATGCATGCCGATATGTTTGTTGTGCGTCATGCGACTTCCGGTGCGCCATTCATGATCGCTCAGCATTTGAACGATACCAAGCAACATCATGTGCATGTGGTCAACGCAGGCGATGGACGCCACGAGCATCCGACTCAAGGTTTGCTCGATATGTACACCATTCGCCATTACAAAAAAGATTTCGCCAACCTCACGGTGGCGATTGTCGGCGACGTCTTGCATTCGCGCGTAGCACGTTCAGATATTCATGCACTGACGACCTTGGGTGCCGCTGAAGTTCGCGTGATTGGTCCACGTACTTTGCTGCCGAGTGGTTTGGAACAAATGGGTGTGCGCGTGTTCACGGACATGAATGCCGGCTTGAAAGACGTCGACGTGATTATCATGTTGCGCTTGCAGAACGAACGTATGAGCGGCGCTTTGCTGCCATCGACCCAAGAATACTTTAAGCAATATGGTCTGACGCCAGAGCGTTTAGCCTTGGCAAAATCCGATGCCATCGTGATGCATCCGGGGCCTATGAATCGTGGCGTAGAAATCGATTCTGCCGTAGCCGATGGACCGCAAGCGGTGATCCTCTCGCAGGTCACGTTTGGTATCGCCGTGCGTATGGCAGTCATGAGTATCGTGTCGGGCAGTAAGGCCTAA
- the ruvX gene encoding Holliday junction resolvase RuvX — MSAGQIVAEGAVLAFDFGLKRIGVAVGNTMLKQAQALQIISAEANTAKFAAIESLIREWQPALCVVGLPMHPDGTAHEMTTRCQRFANQLQGRFGIKVVLVDERYSSAVLHAKQGERVDDQSAAIILQQFFDQMDVRSL; from the coding sequence ATGAGTGCTGGCCAAATTGTCGCGGAGGGCGCTGTACTCGCGTTCGATTTTGGTTTGAAACGGATTGGTGTCGCGGTCGGTAATACCATGTTGAAGCAGGCGCAAGCTCTGCAGATTATTAGTGCTGAAGCCAACACCGCAAAATTTGCCGCGATTGAAAGTTTGATCAGGGAGTGGCAGCCGGCATTATGCGTGGTTGGACTACCGATGCATCCTGATGGCACAGCGCATGAGATGACGACGCGTTGTCAACGTTTCGCTAATCAGTTACAAGGACGCTTTGGTATCAAGGTCGTCTTGGTTGATGAACGCTATTCCTCGGCGGTGCTGCATGCGAAGCAAGGCGAGCGGGTTGATGATCAATCTGCAGCGATTATCTTGCAGCAGTTTTTCGACCAAATGGATGTGCGAAGTTTATAG